One stretch of Prinia subflava isolate CZ2003 ecotype Zambia chromosome 19, Cam_Psub_1.2, whole genome shotgun sequence DNA includes these proteins:
- the HSPB8 gene encoding heat shock protein beta-8 translates to MADSQMPFSCHYPGRRSLRDPFREPGLTSRLLDDDFGLSPFPGDLTADWPDWARPRLTTTWPGPLRAGLGRSPPMAPAYGTHFGGYPESRSPAPFPREPWKVCVNVHSFKPEELTVKTKDGYVEVSGKHEEQQVEGGIVSKNFTKKIQLPYEVDPITVFASLSPEGLLIIEAPQIPPYQQYGEGGSGSEIPVESQEAACT, encoded by the exons ATGGCCGATAGCCAGATGCCCTTCTCCTGCCATTACCCCGGCCGGCGCAGCCTCCGCGATCCTTTCCGGGAGCCCGGCCTGACCTCCCGCCTGCTGGACGATGACTTCGGCTTGTCGCCCTTCCCCGGGGACCTGACGGCGGACTGGCCAGACTGGGCTCGGCCTCGGCTCACCACCACCTGGCCGGGCCCCCTGCGCGCCGGCCTGGGCCGCTCGCCCCCCATGGCCCCCGCCTACGGCACCCACTTCGGGGGGTACCCCGAGAGCCGCAGCCCCGCGCCCTTCCCCCGCGAGCCCTGGAAGGTCTGTGTCAACGTGCACAGCTTCAAACCCGAGGAGCTGACGGTCAAAACCAAGGATGGCTACGTCGAGGTGTCAG GCAAACACGAGGAGCAGCAGGTGGAAGGAGGGATCGTCTCCAAGAACTTCACCAAGAAAATCCA GCTGCCCTACGAGGTGGATCCCATCACGGTGTTCGCCTCCTTGTCCCCGGAGGGGCTGCTGATCATCGAGGCGCCCCAGATCCCCCCCTACCAGCAGTACGGCGAGGGCGGCAGCGGCAGCGAGATCCCCGTGGAGAGCCAGGAGGCCGCCTGCACCTGA